A genomic window from Natronorubrum aibiense includes:
- a CDS encoding DUF2249 domain-containing protein: protein MADTTLDVREIPPADRHPKIHDAFAELERGETLTLINDHEPKPLFYEMQAEVDEFDADGYAVDHRGENEYVATFPKK from the coding sequence ATGGCAGATACGACCCTCGACGTCCGCGAGATTCCACCGGCGGATCGCCATCCGAAAATCCACGACGCGTTCGCGGAACTCGAGCGCGGAGAGACACTGACGCTGATCAACGATCACGAGCCGAAGCCGCTGTTTTACGAGATGCAAGCTGAAGTCGACGAGTTCGACGCCGACGGCTACGCGGTCGACCACCGAGGCGAGAACGAATACGTTGCGACGTTCCCGAAAAAGTAG